Proteins encoded by one window of Streptomyces sp. LX-29:
- a CDS encoding TetR/AcrR family transcriptional regulator, which yields MARPRKPLLSRERIVATALALVDAEGLQAVSTRRLAAELGVSGPSLYNHFTTKDEILDAVADTVVAQVDLSMFADDTDTDGGDWRGALLAWARSYRAALSDHPHIVPFLAQGPGRRPAGLRMADAVFGTLVAAGWPPAQATHVGALLRYFVAGSALGSFARGFVDDAGAYDPADYPHLGRAHLLPGHQRQVDEGAFELGLEALLDGLELRFRALSEDDRRAADRS from the coding sequence ATGGCACGCCCCCGCAAGCCCCTCCTCAGCCGCGAGCGCATCGTGGCGACCGCCCTCGCGCTCGTGGACGCCGAGGGGCTGCAGGCGGTGTCGACGCGCCGGCTGGCGGCCGAACTCGGCGTCAGCGGGCCCTCGCTGTACAACCACTTCACGACCAAGGACGAGATCCTGGACGCCGTCGCGGACACCGTGGTGGCCCAGGTCGACCTGTCGATGTTCGCGGACGACACCGACACCGACGGCGGCGACTGGCGCGGGGCGCTGCTCGCGTGGGCGCGCTCCTACCGGGCGGCGCTCAGCGACCATCCGCACATCGTGCCCTTCCTCGCCCAGGGGCCCGGCCGCCGCCCGGCCGGGCTGCGGATGGCGGACGCCGTCTTCGGCACCCTGGTCGCGGCGGGCTGGCCGCCCGCGCAGGCCACCCACGTCGGCGCGCTGCTCCGCTACTTCGTCGCCGGGTCCGCGCTGGGCTCCTTCGCCCGCGGCTTCGTGGACGACGCCGGCGCCTACGACCCCGCCGACTACCCCCACCTGGGCCGCGCCCACCTGCTGCCGGGCCATCAGCGGCAGGTGGACGAGGGCGCCTTCGAGCTGGGTCTGGAGGCGCTGTTGGACGGGCTCGAACTGCGCTTCCGGGCGCTGTCCGAGGACGACCGGCGGGCGGCCGACCGGTCCTAG
- a CDS encoding acyl-CoA dehydrogenase family protein — protein MDLALSAEQTAVRSLARDFVDREVAPHAAAWDRAEAVDRAIVGRLGALGFLGLTVPEEYGGSGGDHLSYVLVTEELGRGDSAVRGILSVSLGLVAKSLVAWGSEEQKREWLPRLCAGEAVGCFGLTEPGTGSDAAHLTTRAERAGSDYLITGAKTFITNGTWADVVLLFARTGPEPGHRGISAFLVPADAPGLTRREIHGKLGLRGQATAELVLDTVRVPGGALVGPAGKGFAVAMSALAKGRMSVAAGCVGIAQACLDAAVAYAGEREQFGRTIAHHQLVQELISDIAVDVDAARLLTWRVADLIERGRPFATESSVAKLYASEAAVRSANNALQVYGGYGYIDEYPVGKLLRDARVMTLYEGTSQIHKLLIGRALTGVSAF, from the coding sequence ATGGATCTCGCGCTGAGCGCGGAGCAGACCGCGGTCCGCTCGCTCGCCAGGGACTTCGTCGACCGCGAGGTCGCCCCGCACGCCGCCGCCTGGGACCGCGCGGAGGCCGTGGACCGCGCCATCGTGGGCAGGCTCGGCGCACTGGGCTTCCTGGGGCTCACCGTCCCCGAGGAGTACGGCGGTTCCGGCGGCGACCACCTGTCCTACGTCCTGGTCACCGAGGAGCTCGGACGGGGCGACTCCGCCGTGCGCGGCATCCTGTCGGTCTCCCTCGGCCTGGTCGCCAAGTCCCTCGTCGCCTGGGGGAGCGAGGAGCAGAAGCGGGAGTGGCTGCCCCGGCTGTGCGCGGGCGAGGCGGTGGGCTGCTTCGGGCTCACCGAGCCCGGCACCGGCTCCGACGCCGCGCACCTCACCACCCGCGCCGAGCGTGCCGGCTCGGACTACCTGATCACCGGTGCCAAGACCTTCATCACCAACGGCACCTGGGCGGACGTCGTCCTGCTCTTCGCGCGCACCGGACCCGAGCCCGGCCACCGCGGCATCAGCGCCTTCCTGGTGCCCGCCGACGCGCCCGGCCTGACCCGCCGGGAGATCCACGGCAAGCTCGGGCTGCGCGGCCAGGCCACCGCGGAGCTGGTCCTGGACACGGTCCGGGTCCCCGGCGGCGCCCTGGTCGGCCCCGCGGGCAAGGGATTCGCGGTCGCCATGTCCGCCCTGGCCAAGGGCCGGATGTCGGTGGCGGCCGGCTGCGTCGGCATCGCGCAGGCGTGCCTGGACGCGGCGGTGGCGTACGCGGGCGAGCGCGAGCAGTTCGGCCGGACCATCGCCCACCACCAGCTGGTCCAGGAGCTGATATCCGACATCGCGGTCGACGTCGACGCGGCGCGGCTGCTGACCTGGCGGGTGGCCGATCTCATCGAGCGCGGCCGGCCCTTCGCCACCGAGTCCTCCGTCGCCAAGCTCTACGCCAGCGAGGCGGCGGTGCGCAGCGCCAACAACGCCCTCCAGGTCTACGGCGGCTACGGCTACATCGACGAGTACCCGGTGGGCAAGCTGCTGCGGGACGCCCGGGTGATGACGCTGTACGAGGGCACCAGCCAGATCCACAAGCTGCTGATCGGCCGGGCGCTCACCGGGGTCTCGGCGTTCTGA
- a CDS encoding TetR/AcrR family transcriptional regulator has translation MDTEAQQSEQWADVTPDAARRLVIAAVDAFAERGYHATTTRDIAGRAGMSPAALYIHYKTKEELLYRISGVGHRLALDIVRRAASTGATPAERLASAVRSFVRWHAEHHTTARVVQYELGALSAEHYAEIAARRREIDGTVRSIIEDGVRAGDFAVPDVPGTTLAVLSLCIDVARWFNAEGRRTPEEIGALYADLVLRMVGAPGPAAA, from the coding sequence ATGGACACGGAGGCGCAGCAGAGCGAGCAGTGGGCCGACGTCACGCCCGACGCGGCCCGGCGGCTGGTGATCGCGGCCGTCGACGCCTTCGCCGAGCGCGGCTACCACGCCACCACCACCCGCGACATCGCCGGTCGTGCGGGGATGAGCCCGGCCGCCCTCTACATCCACTACAAGACCAAGGAAGAGCTGCTCTACCGGATCAGCGGCGTCGGCCACCGGCTCGCCCTGGACATCGTGCGCCGGGCCGCGAGCACCGGTGCCACCCCGGCCGAGCGGCTCGCCTCGGCCGTGCGCTCCTTCGTGCGCTGGCACGCGGAGCACCACACCACCGCCCGCGTGGTCCAGTACGAGCTGGGCGCGCTCAGTGCGGAGCACTACGCCGAGATCGCCGCCCGGCGGCGGGAGATCGACGGCACGGTGCGTTCGATCATCGAGGACGGGGTGCGGGCGGGCGACTTCGCCGTGCCGGACGTCCCCGGCACCACGCTCGCCGTGCTGTCGCTCTGCATCGACGTGGCGCGCTGGTTCAACGCCGAGGGGCGCCGCACCCCCGAGGAGATCGGCGCACTCTACGCCGACCTGGTGCTGCGGATGGTCGGGGCGCCCGGGCCGGCCGCGGCCTGA
- a CDS encoding MaoC family dehydratase, producing MSEPRIFTSVEELRSAVGTEFGPTEWLEIDQRRIDRFAEATDDHQWIHVDPERAAAGPFGSTIAHGYLTLSLLPWFMPRLLRVDGVRMGINYGVNKVRFPAPVPVGSRLRATARIAEVTDVTDGVQLTTRVTVERDGGEKPVCVAESVTRFAL from the coding sequence ATGTCAGAGCCCAGGATCTTCACCTCGGTCGAGGAGCTGCGCTCCGCGGTCGGGACCGAGTTCGGCCCCACCGAGTGGCTGGAGATCGACCAGCGGCGGATCGACCGGTTCGCGGAGGCCACCGACGACCACCAGTGGATCCATGTGGACCCGGAGCGGGCCGCCGCCGGCCCCTTCGGCTCCACGATCGCCCACGGCTATCTGACGCTCTCCCTGCTGCCCTGGTTCATGCCGCGGCTGCTGCGGGTCGACGGGGTGCGGATGGGCATCAACTACGGCGTGAACAAGGTCCGCTTCCCCGCCCCGGTCCCGGTCGGCTCCCGGCTGCGCGCGACCGCGCGGATCGCGGAGGTCACCGATGTCACGGACGGCGTCCAGCTGACGACGCGGGTCACCGTGGAGCGCGACGGCGGCGAGAAGCCGGTGTGCGTGGCGGAGTCCGTCACCCGGTTCGCGCTGTGA
- a CDS encoding serine-threonine protein kinase, with translation MAGMTVEPHWELTFDADGDVDAAQRERLVRGIEREKITDLVVFSHGWNNDRSTAVRLYDGFFTPFAGILGRAPAVRLGYVGVIWPSMRFTDEPIPDLPRSTAAPATPPDGRLDPATRRALADVFPDREQTLDRIADLLAERPEESAAFEEFAGLVRELVEPPAGSVTARAGFRTDGEAEEDGPPAMLSEDALTVCRTFTAALAELPGTTVSPAPPTLAAGPDTTTVGPEAERAAFLGRGLKRLWHGAHELLRQASYYTMKRRAGTVGERGLGPLLGALGDARPDTRVHLVGHSFGARLVAYALRGLPRDARNVKSVTLLQGAFSHYAFAGRLPHASDRGGALHGAQRRVDGPLVSCFSAHDSALGVLYPLASRVARDSSSRQTESDRNAASDRNTESARNAASARDAEDSATALLSRDPRWGAIGFDGIQAVDDCRRLTLAEALRGPFPADGCVSVDAGSVVDDDDPVVGAHNDICHEELARIVCAAGRIGHR, from the coding sequence ATGGCGGGCATGACTGTCGAGCCGCACTGGGAGCTCACCTTCGACGCCGACGGCGACGTCGACGCCGCACAGCGGGAGCGGCTGGTGCGGGGGATCGAGCGCGAGAAGATCACCGATCTGGTGGTGTTCTCGCACGGCTGGAACAACGACCGGTCGACCGCGGTGCGGCTCTACGACGGGTTCTTCACGCCCTTCGCCGGGATCCTCGGCCGCGCCCCCGCCGTCCGGCTGGGGTACGTGGGCGTGATCTGGCCGTCGATGCGGTTCACCGACGAGCCCATCCCCGACCTCCCCCGGTCGACGGCCGCCCCCGCGACCCCGCCCGACGGCCGCCTCGACCCGGCGACGCGGCGCGCGCTCGCCGACGTCTTCCCCGACCGCGAGCAGACGTTGGACCGGATCGCGGACCTGTTGGCGGAGCGGCCGGAGGAGTCGGCCGCGTTCGAGGAGTTCGCCGGGCTGGTACGGGAGCTGGTCGAGCCGCCCGCGGGGTCGGTCACCGCGCGGGCCGGCTTCCGCACGGACGGGGAGGCCGAGGAGGATGGCCCGCCGGCGATGCTCAGCGAGGACGCGCTCACGGTGTGCCGGACGTTCACCGCGGCCCTGGCCGAGCTGCCCGGCACCACCGTGAGCCCCGCGCCCCCCACCCTGGCCGCCGGACCCGACACCACGACCGTCGGGCCCGAGGCGGAGCGCGCGGCGTTCCTCGGGCGCGGACTGAAGCGGCTGTGGCACGGCGCGCACGAACTGCTCCGCCAGGCCAGCTACTACACGATGAAGCGGCGGGCCGGGACGGTCGGCGAGCGGGGCCTCGGCCCGCTGCTGGGCGCGCTGGGCGACGCCCGCCCCGACACCCGGGTGCATCTGGTCGGGCACAGCTTCGGCGCCCGACTGGTGGCGTACGCGCTGCGCGGGCTGCCGCGCGACGCCCGGAACGTGAAGTCGGTGACGCTGCTTCAGGGCGCCTTCTCGCACTACGCCTTCGCCGGGCGGCTGCCGCACGCGTCCGACCGCGGCGGGGCGCTGCACGGCGCGCAGCGCCGGGTGGACGGGCCGCTGGTCTCCTGCTTCTCCGCTCACGACAGCGCGCTCGGCGTGCTGTATCCCCTGGCCTCCCGGGTGGCCCGCGACTCCTCCTCCCGACAGACCGAGTCCGACCGGAACGCCGCATCCGACCGGAACACCGAGTCCGCCCGGAACGCCGCATCCGCCCGGGACGCCGAGGACTCAGCCACCGCGCTCCTGTCGCGCGACCCGCGCTGGGGGGCCATCGGTTTCGACGGCATCCAGGCGGTGGACGACTGTCGTCGGCTGACGCTGGCCGAGGCGCTGCGCGGGCCGTTCCCGGCGGACGGCTGCGTCAGCGTCGACGCGGGTTCGGTGGTCGACGACGACGATCCGGTGGTCGGCGCGCACAACGACATCTGCCATGAGGAGTTGGCGCGGATCGTCTGCGCCGCCGGCCGGATCGGGCACCGTTGA
- a CDS encoding erythromycin esterase family protein translates to MRRHRATVLTATLLCLGALGSAGAAPAFAEAPHTSQAPRAAPAAHGSAISTPSPHTDPVAALERAAHPLRSTEPSGPSSDLRPLGRVVGDAKVVGLGEATHGSHEFFAMKHRVFRYLVEHRGFRTFALEAPWSTGLRLNAYVLRGEGDPRRIMREEFQDAYRFWNNDEYLSLLRWMRAYNAAHPKDPVQFMGDDFGYAGPELYDRVTDYVREAHPALLPEFTELYRGLRPTTDVRAYMTAYMAKPLGERREMAARTRRALDLLSARRPGAGPAERARFAWAVRHATALDQTAQQYAFDFADPTGVRDAMLFRDRAMADNTAWWQRQTGDRVLLSAHNAHVSYESYDAASYPRMQGAFLRDRLGSDYVSVGFTFDRGSFKATDPEGKAISTHTVGPAAPGSNEHTLDRVRHRDYVVDLRSAPPAARAWLATPRPTRAIGTSYPEPDRSLALTPSHDVLIHLREIRAAELLPE, encoded by the coding sequence ATGCGACGACATCGAGCCACCGTCCTGACCGCCACCCTCCTCTGTCTGGGGGCGCTCGGCTCCGCCGGTGCGGCCCCCGCCTTCGCCGAGGCTCCGCACACCTCTCAGGCGCCGCGGGCCGCCCCGGCCGCCCACGGCTCCGCCATCTCGACCCCGAGCCCGCACACCGACCCGGTCGCCGCCCTGGAGCGCGCCGCGCACCCGCTGCGCTCCACCGAGCCCTCCGGCCCGTCGAGCGACCTGCGGCCGTTGGGGCGCGTGGTGGGGGACGCGAAGGTGGTGGGGCTGGGCGAGGCCACCCACGGCTCGCACGAGTTCTTCGCCATGAAGCACCGGGTCTTCCGCTACCTGGTGGAGCACCGGGGGTTCCGCACCTTCGCGCTGGAGGCCCCCTGGAGCACCGGGCTGCGGCTCAACGCGTATGTGCTGCGCGGCGAAGGCGACCCCCGGCGGATCATGCGCGAGGAGTTCCAGGACGCCTACCGCTTCTGGAACAACGACGAGTATCTGTCGCTGCTCCGCTGGATGCGTGCCTACAACGCGGCGCATCCGAAGGACCCGGTCCAGTTCATGGGCGACGACTTCGGCTACGCGGGCCCGGAGCTGTACGACCGGGTGACCGACTACGTGCGGGAGGCCCACCCGGCGCTCCTGCCCGAGTTCACCGAGCTCTACCGCGGCCTGCGCCCCACCACGGACGTGCGCGCGTACATGACCGCGTATATGGCGAAGCCGCTGGGCGAACGGCGGGAGATGGCCGCGCGGACGCGGCGCGCGCTCGATCTGCTGAGCGCGCGGCGGCCGGGGGCCGGACCGGCGGAGCGGGCGCGGTTCGCCTGGGCGGTGCGCCATGCGACCGCCCTCGACCAGACCGCCCAGCAGTACGCGTTCGACTTCGCCGACCCCACCGGCGTGCGGGACGCCATGCTCTTCCGCGACCGGGCCATGGCCGACAACACGGCCTGGTGGCAGCGGCAGACCGGGGACAGGGTGCTGCTCTCCGCGCACAACGCGCATGTCTCCTACGAGAGCTATGACGCGGCGAGCTACCCGCGGATGCAGGGCGCCTTCCTGCGGGACCGGCTCGGGAGCGACTATGTGAGTGTGGGGTTCACCTTCGACCGGGGCTCGTTCAAGGCCACCGACCCCGAGGGGAAGGCGATCTCCACGCACACGGTCGGCCCCGCCGCTCCGGGGAGCAACGAGCACACCCTGGACCGGGTGCGCCACCGCGACTACGTCGTGGACCTGCGCTCCGCGCCGCCCGCGGCGCGCGCCTGGCTGGCGACGCCGCGACCGACGCGCGCCATCGGCACGTCCTACCCGGAGCCGGACCGTTCCCTCGCGCTGACCCCCTCCCATGACGTCCTGATCCATCTGCGGGAGATCCGCGCGGCGGAGCTGCTCCCGGAGTGA
- a CDS encoding SDR family oxidoreductase, translating to METVRGAGVVVTGAGGGIGAALARRFAAEGARVVVNDIDAAKAEAVAAEIGGHAVPGDASGIVPAARAALGGTVDVYCANAGVAPTGGPEAAEEIWAAAWDVNVMAHVRAARELLPDWLDRGSGRFIATVSAAGLLTMVGSAPYSVSKHAALAFAEWLSATYRHRGVRVHAVCPQGVRTDMLRGTGSAGDLVLAPTAIEPEQVADAVFDGMAKGRFLILPHPEVGDFYTARAGDTDRWLDRMNRIQQKLERAEAAG from the coding sequence GTGGAGACCGTGCGTGGAGCCGGAGTGGTCGTCACCGGAGCGGGCGGCGGCATCGGGGCCGCCCTCGCCCGCAGGTTCGCCGCCGAGGGCGCCCGGGTGGTGGTCAACGACATCGACGCGGCCAAGGCCGAGGCCGTGGCCGCCGAGATCGGCGGCCACGCCGTCCCCGGTGACGCCTCCGGCATCGTCCCCGCGGCCCGCGCCGCGCTCGGCGGGACCGTCGACGTCTACTGCGCCAACGCGGGCGTGGCCCCGACCGGCGGCCCGGAGGCCGCGGAGGAGATCTGGGCCGCGGCCTGGGACGTCAATGTGATGGCGCATGTCCGCGCGGCCCGCGAACTGCTCCCCGACTGGCTGGACCGGGGCAGCGGCCGCTTCATCGCCACCGTCTCCGCCGCCGGGCTGCTCACCATGGTCGGCTCCGCGCCCTACAGCGTCTCCAAGCACGCCGCCCTCGCCTTCGCCGAATGGCTCTCCGCGACCTACCGGCACCGGGGTGTGCGGGTGCACGCGGTCTGCCCGCAGGGAGTGCGGACGGATATGCTGCGCGGCACCGGCAGCGCCGGTGACCTGGTGCTGGCCCCGACCGCGATCGAGCCCGAGCAGGTCGCCGACGCGGTGTTCGACGGCATGGCGAAGGGGCGGTTCCTGATCCTTCCCCACCCCGAGGTGGGCGACTTCTACACGGCGCGCGCCGGCGACACCGACCGCTGGCTCGACCGCATGAACCGCATCCAGCAGAAGCTCGAACGCGCCGAGGCCGCCGGCTGA
- a CDS encoding AMP-binding protein, giving the protein MTTYQDQPWLAQLNDAQRSRVRPRPSVLHAFRDAVAATPERTAVAYFDGRLSYREADELSDAIAGHLAGHGFRRGDRIAVMLQNTPHFVLALLGAWKAGGVAIPVNPMYKAGELAHVLADSGAVALVCSDHAWGEYVREAAADSAVRLAYTARDRDFQTRDDPRVLRAPVSAPAPAPGAVPAPAPVPVGERVRAAMAEPPTAVDLFAVASAGARPPAATAAGPEPDDIALISYTSGTSGAPKGATNTHGNLVFNAERQRVNHALPVGSTYFALAPLFHITGMVCELSACFAAGGTLALAHRFEASVVLDAFAEHRPAYTVGPATAFMALMAHPRVGRGHFASFRVISSGGAPLPPALVERFRTEFGRYIHNGYGLTECSAPCASVPPGTEAPVDAASGTLAVGVPAPETLIRIVDDGGAEVPLGERGEIVVRGPMVVPGYWRRPEATAAAFPEGELRTGDIGFMDRGGWLYVVDRKKDMINASGFKVWPREVEDVLYTHPAVREAAVVGVPDAYRGETVKAYVSLRPGASAEPGELTAYCRERLAAYKYPRAVDILPELPKTTSGKILRRELRSRAEPA; this is encoded by the coding sequence ATGACCACGTACCAGGACCAGCCCTGGCTGGCGCAGCTCAACGACGCCCAGCGCTCCCGGGTGCGGCCGCGCCCGAGCGTGCTGCACGCCTTCCGGGACGCGGTGGCCGCGACCCCCGAGCGCACCGCGGTCGCCTACTTCGACGGGCGGCTGAGCTACCGGGAGGCCGACGAGCTCTCCGACGCGATCGCCGGCCATCTGGCCGGGCACGGCTTCCGGCGTGGCGACCGCATCGCCGTCATGCTGCAGAACACCCCGCACTTCGTGCTCGCGCTGCTCGGCGCGTGGAAGGCGGGCGGCGTGGCGATCCCGGTCAACCCGATGTACAAGGCCGGGGAGCTGGCGCACGTCCTGGCCGACTCCGGGGCGGTCGCCCTGGTCTGCTCCGACCACGCCTGGGGGGAGTACGTACGGGAGGCGGCCGCGGACTCGGCGGTGCGGCTGGCCTACACCGCGCGCGACCGCGACTTCCAGACCCGCGACGACCCGCGGGTGCTGCGCGCCCCGGTCTCCGCCCCGGCCCCGGCGCCCGGCGCGGTTCCGGCGCCCGCCCCGGTCCCGGTGGGCGAGCGGGTGCGGGCGGCCATGGCGGAACCGCCCACCGCGGTGGACCTCTTCGCCGTGGCCTCCGCCGGCGCCCGGCCGCCCGCGGCCACGGCCGCGGGCCCCGAACCCGACGACATCGCGCTGATCAGCTACACCTCCGGGACCAGCGGCGCCCCCAAGGGCGCCACCAACACCCACGGCAACCTCGTCTTCAACGCCGAGCGGCAGCGGGTCAACCACGCCCTGCCCGTGGGATCGACCTACTTCGCCCTGGCCCCGCTGTTCCACATCACCGGCATGGTCTGCGAGCTGTCCGCCTGCTTCGCGGCGGGCGGGACCCTGGCGCTCGCCCACCGCTTCGAGGCGAGCGTGGTGCTGGACGCCTTCGCCGAGCACCGCCCCGCCTACACCGTCGGCCCGGCCACCGCCTTCATGGCGCTGATGGCCCACCCGCGGGTCGGCCGTGGCCACTTCGCCTCCTTCCGCGTGATCTCCTCCGGCGGGGCGCCGCTGCCGCCCGCCCTGGTCGAGCGGTTCCGGACCGAGTTCGGCCGCTACATCCACAACGGCTACGGGCTGACCGAGTGCTCCGCCCCCTGTGCCAGCGTTCCGCCCGGCACCGAGGCGCCCGTCGACGCGGCCTCCGGCACCCTCGCGGTCGGCGTGCCCGCGCCGGAGACGCTCATACGGATCGTCGACGACGGCGGCGCGGAGGTGCCGTTGGGCGAGCGGGGCGAGATCGTCGTCCGCGGCCCCATGGTGGTCCCCGGCTACTGGCGGCGCCCGGAGGCGACCGCGGCGGCCTTCCCCGAGGGGGAGCTGCGTACCGGCGACATCGGCTTCATGGACCGGGGCGGCTGGCTCTACGTCGTCGACCGCAAGAAGGACATGATCAACGCGTCCGGCTTCAAGGTCTGGCCGCGCGAGGTCGAGGACGTGCTCTACACCCATCCGGCGGTGCGCGAGGCGGCCGTGGTCGGGGTGCCCGACGCCTACCGCGGCGAGACGGTCAAGGCGTATGTGAGCCTGCGCCCGGGGGCGAGCGCCGAGCCCGGCGAGCTGACCGCCTACTGTCGGGAGCGGCTGGCCGCGTACAAGTACCCGCGCGCGGTGGACATCCTTCCGGAGCTGCCGAAGACGACCAGTGGGAAGATCCTCCGGCGGGAGCTGCGCTCCCGCGCGGAACCGGCCTAG
- a CDS encoding TetR/AcrR family transcriptional regulator has product MARTTENDAKPANQPVPQRLLAAATRLFAERGYDRTSVQEIVEAAGVTKGALYHYFGSKDDLLHEVYGRVLRLQQERLDSFADADAPVAERLRAAAADVVVTTIENLDDATIFFRSMHHLSPEKHRQVRAERRRYHERFRQLVEEGQRSGVFSDATPADLVVDYHFGSVHHLGTWYRPDGPLTPQQVADHLADLLMRALRP; this is encoded by the coding sequence ATGGCCAGAACGACGGAGAACGATGCGAAACCGGCGAACCAGCCGGTGCCGCAGCGGCTGCTGGCCGCGGCCACCCGCCTCTTCGCCGAGCGCGGCTACGACCGCACGTCGGTCCAGGAGATCGTGGAGGCGGCGGGCGTCACCAAGGGCGCGCTGTACCACTACTTCGGCTCCAAGGACGATCTGCTGCACGAGGTGTACGGACGGGTGCTGCGGCTCCAGCAGGAGCGCCTGGACTCCTTCGCGGACGCGGACGCGCCGGTGGCGGAGCGGCTGCGGGCGGCGGCCGCCGACGTCGTGGTCACCACCATCGAGAACCTCGACGACGCCACGATCTTCTTCCGTTCGATGCACCATCTGAGCCCCGAGAAGCACCGGCAGGTGCGGGCCGAGCGGCGCCGCTACCACGAGCGGTTCCGCCAGCTCGTCGAGGAGGGCCAGCGCAGCGGCGTGTTCAGCGACGCCACCCCGGCCGACCTGGTGGTGGACTACCACTTCGGGTCCGTCCACCACCTGGGCACCTGGTACCGCCCGGACGGGCCGCTGACGCCGCAGCAGGTCGCCGACCACCTGGCGGACCTGCTGATGCGCGCGCTGCGGCCCTGA
- a CDS encoding acyl-CoA dehydrogenase family protein: MDFAFDARTEELRGRLLAFMEEHVHPAEAVAEEQRARLDSPWRTPPVVEELKAEARRRGLWNLFLPDPELGAGLTNLQYAPLAEITGRSPQLAPVALNCAAPDTGNMELLAQFGSREQRERWLEPLLAGEIRSAFAMTEPEVASSDATNIDTRVERDGDAYVITGRKWYISGAMHPDCRIFIVMGKTDPAGADVRRQQSMVLVPRDTEGVEVRRAMRVYGYEDHYHGGHAEVVFHGARVPVGNLVGEEGGGFAIAQARLGPGRIHHCMRLIGMAERAIELMCRRAVSRTAFGVPLARQGQVQEWIADSRVAVEQLRLLVLKTAWLMDTVGNRAAHTEIQAIKIATPRTVVDILDRAVQLHGAAGVSQDTPLAELWAAARTLRLADGPDEVHQRSLARRELKKYLP, from the coding sequence GTGGACTTCGCATTCGACGCCCGTACCGAGGAGCTCCGCGGCCGGCTGCTGGCGTTCATGGAGGAGCACGTCCACCCCGCCGAGGCGGTGGCGGAGGAGCAGCGGGCGCGGCTGGACTCGCCCTGGCGGACGCCGCCCGTGGTGGAGGAACTGAAGGCGGAGGCCCGCCGCCGCGGCCTGTGGAACCTCTTCCTGCCCGACCCGGAGCTGGGCGCCGGACTGACCAACCTCCAGTACGCGCCGCTGGCCGAGATCACCGGCCGCAGCCCGCAGCTGGCCCCCGTCGCGCTCAACTGCGCCGCCCCGGACACCGGCAACATGGAGCTGCTGGCGCAGTTCGGCTCGCGGGAGCAGCGGGAGCGCTGGCTGGAGCCGCTGCTGGCGGGTGAGATCCGGTCGGCCTTCGCGATGACCGAGCCCGAGGTGGCCTCCTCCGACGCCACCAACATCGACACCCGCGTCGAGCGGGACGGCGACGCCTATGTCATCACCGGTCGCAAGTGGTACATCTCCGGCGCCATGCACCCGGACTGTCGGATCTTCATCGTCATGGGCAAGACCGACCCGGCCGGCGCGGACGTGCGCCGCCAGCAGTCGATGGTGCTGGTGCCGCGCGACACCGAGGGCGTCGAGGTGCGCCGGGCGATGCGGGTCTACGGCTACGAGGACCACTACCACGGCGGTCACGCCGAGGTCGTCTTCCACGGCGCCCGGGTGCCGGTGGGCAACCTGGTCGGCGAGGAGGGCGGCGGCTTCGCCATCGCCCAGGCCCGCCTCGGCCCCGGCCGGATCCACCACTGCATGCGGCTGATCGGCATGGCCGAGCGGGCGATCGAGCTGATGTGCCGCCGCGCGGTGTCCCGCACCGCCTTCGGCGTCCCGTTGGCGCGGCAGGGCCAGGTCCAGGAGTGGATCGCCGACTCCCGGGTCGCGGTGGAGCAGCTGCGGCTGCTGGTGCTCAAGACGGCGTGGCTGATGGACACCGTCGGCAACCGCGCGGCGCACACCGAGATCCAGGCCATCAAGATCGCGACCCCGCGCACGGTCGTCGACATCCTCGACCGCGCGGTCCAGCTGCACGGCGCGGCCGGCGTCAGCCAGGACACCCCGCTGGCCGAACTGTGGGCCGCGGCGCGCACCCTGCGGCTCGCGGACGGGCCGGACGAGGTGCACCAGCGGTCGCTGGCCCGGCGCGAGCTGAAGAAGTACCTGCCGTAG